Within Deinococcus roseus, the genomic segment GTGCAGCACAAGTTCACCGTGCATGACCGGGTTCAGCAGGCTCTGGGGAAGGGCCCAGCGCAGAAAATCGGTGAGGGGAATGTGCACCACCCCCAGGGTGGTTTCAGGCTGCAATTGCACAATCCGGTGGGGGGTGATGGCCCAGAAAATGGCCAGGTCGCCTTCCCTGAGGACCTGCATGGTGCCGCCCATCAGGTAAGTGAGGGCTCCAGAGCACACCAAATTGAGCTCAATGTCGCTGTGGCGGTGCAGGTGATCGGCAATTCCAGGCTGTCCCAGCCAGCAAAAGTAACCTGAAGTGTAATTCATACTGTCCTGAACTGGCATCCCTTTCAGAATACCTTAGGATGCAAGAAAAAGTCTGCAAAATGCAGCAAGACTTGTTTGATCTGCTGAAGTTAGACTGATGGCTACGAAAACCGAACGGCCACCCCTGAACGTGCTGAACCGCTGTGCAACCATGACCAAAATCATGATCAATCGTAAGCGCTTCCGGTCAAGGGAGCTTCAGGCAAGGAGTGAAGATGATTCGAGTCACCATATGGAATGAAAACCGCCACGAGAAACGCAACCCCAAAGTCACTGCCATTTACCCCGAAGGCATCCATGGAGCCCTCAAGCAGGGTCTGGAAGCTTATGGTTTTGATGCCAGAACCGCTGTTCTGGACGAACCCGAGCATGGCCTGACCGATGAAGTGCTGGCCGCCACCGATGTGCTGGTCTGGTGGGGTCACCTGGCCCACGGTGAAGTGGAAGATGCAGTGGTGGAAAAAGTTCAGAAGCGCGTTCTGGACGGTATGGGTTTGATTGTGCTGCACTCCGGTCACTTTTCAAAGATCTTCAAGAAGCTGATGGGCACCACCTGCGACCTGAAATGGCGGGAAGCCAACGACAAAGAGCGCCTGTGGGTGATCAACCACTCCCACCCGATCATGGAAGGGGTGGGCGAATATGTGGAAATTGACGCCGAAGAGATGTACGGAGAGCCTTTCGACATTCCCACGCCAGATGAACTGCTGATGGTGAGCTGGTTCTCTGGTGGCGAGGTGTTCAGAAGTGCCGTCACCTACCGCAGAGGCTTCGGAAAGATTTTCTATTTCCGTCCTGGACACGAAACCTACCCCACCTATCACAATGCCCAGGTGGTTCGCATCATCGCCAACGGGGTGAAGTGGGCCGCTCCCGCCCTGCATGATCCCAGAAAATTTGGCAATGCCAGAGCGCTGGAAGCAGGGGTCGAGTGATGGCAGAAGTGCAACCTTTCAGGGTGGCCCTGGTGGGTGGGGGCAACATCGCCGGAGCCCACTACAAGGGTTACACTGCAGCCGGAGCCCAGATTGTGGCTTTTGTGGAGCCTTTTGAAGTGACCCGCATCCGCCGGGAATCCGAGTGGGCCATTCCCGGGTATGCCACCATGGCAGAACTGCTGGAAAAAGCCGATTTCGAGGCGGTCAGCATCTGCACCCCCAATGCCTTTCACCATGGCCTGACCCTGGAAGCGGCAAAAGCGGGCAAGCACGTGCTGTGCGAAAAACCCCTCTCCATGTCCATTGAGCAGTGCGATGAGATGATCCAGGTGTGCAAAGACGCTGGCGTGGTGCTGCAGACTGGCCATCACCTGCGCAGCAACCTGTATGTTGAGCAGGCCAAGCAGATCATCGAGGCGGGTGGCATCGGCAAAATCACTTTCATCCGGTTGCGTCAGGCCCACGACTGGAGTGGCAGTGAAACCGTTTCTCCTGCCTTCGGATCCATTGCCCAGGCAGGGGGCGGCACCATGCTGGACAACGGATGCCACATGTACGACCTGGCCCGGCACTTCGTGGGGGATGTCAAAAACATCTTTGCCCGCATGTCCACCCTCAAATTTGACATCGAGGTGGAAGACGTGAGTGTGGCCAACCTGGAGTTCGTTTCTGGAACCCTGGGCAGTGTGGAGAACTCCTGGACCGCCACCGGATGGGAAGAAGGGTTCTGGATTTACGGCACCCAGGGTGTGCTCGAATGCCAGATCCGCAACGGGGTGCCCCGTTACCTCAAGCACATCACCCGTGTGGGCGGAAACCGCGACTGGAGCCGCCCAGATGAAGTGCTCTACACCTTCAACTCCGAAGGTGGGCACCCCAGACAGGTGGTCAACTTCATGCGCAGCATCCGCGAGGGAGGCAAAGTGATTTGCACCGGAGAGGACGGACGGGAAAGCGTGCGTCTGGTGCTGCAGGGCTACGAGAGTGCGAAAACTGGACAACCCATCCAGTTGCAGTGAGCTGTCTTGCAGTGAACTGGACTGAAAAAATTTCAAAATGGGGCTGTCCTGTAGACCTGCAGCTTGATGTAAGGGCCTTTCAGAGGTAATTTGGTAAGTGCAGTTAACTATTTCTGAATCACTCACCAGGCCGCCATCAAGCCGTATTTTTCAGCAGCGTCTGTCATTTCGGGAGTGCATTCCTGTGGTGATGGACGCTGTTTTTTAAAGGAGAACCATGCCAAGACCTGTGACGCTTTTCACCGGACAGTGGGCCGATTTGCCCCTCTCAGAACTTGCCCCCCTCGCCAAAGCCATGGGCTACGATGGTCTGGAACTCGCCTGCTGGGGCGACCATTTCAATGTGCAAGAAGCCCTCAGCAACCCCGATTACGTCAAAGAAAAACTGGAGTTGTTGCACCAGCATGACCTCAGGGTTTATGCCATCAGCAACCATCTGGTCGGGCAGGCCGTGTGTGACCTCATCGACGAGCGCCACAAATCCATCCTCCCAGAGCATGTCTGGGGCGACGGCGACCCTGAAGGTGTGCGCAAACGCGCCGCAGAAGAAATGATGGACACCGCCAGAGCTGCACAGGCCCTCGGGGTCAAAGTGGTCAACGGTTTCACTGGATCCAGTGTCTGGCACTCCATTTATGCCTTTCCTCCAACCAGTCAAGACTTCTGGGAGGCTGGCTTTGAGGATTTCGGCAAGCGCTGGAGCATCATTCTGGATGTCTTTGACCACTGTGATGTGAATTTTGCCCTGGAAGTGCACCCCACCGAAATTGCCTTCGACATTGCCACTGCAGAGCGGGCCATCAAAGCCGTTAATAACCATCCCAGATTCGGGTTCAACTATGACCCCTCCCACCTGGGCTACCAGCATGTGGATTACATCCGTTTCATTCGCCAGTTTGCAGACCGCATCTTCCATGCCCACATGAAAGACGTCTGGTGGGGACACGGAGATGGCAGCGTGGGCGTTTTCGGAGGTCACACCAACTTCGGAGACCACCGCCGCTACTGGGACTTCCGCAGCCTGGGACACGGAGACATCAAGTTTGAAGATGTGATTGTGGCCCTCAACGACATCAACTACTCAGGGCCCCTGTCGGTGGAATGGGAAGACATCCGCATGGACCGCGTTCACGGGGCCACCGAGAGTGCTGCTTTTGTGCGCAAGCTGGACTTCACCCCCAGCAAACTGGCCTTCGATGCTGCCTTTGACAGGAAGAAACAATGACCCTCAAGTACGGCATGATCGGGGGCGGCAAGGACGCTTTCATCGGAGGGGTGCACCGCAAAGCCATTGCCCTGGATTCCACGGCAGAACTGGTGGCTGGCGCATTTTCCAGCAACCCCGAAAAAGCCCTGGCCTCTGGAAAAGAACTGGGCGTCAAGCGCAACTACCCGACCTGGGAAGCCATGCTGGAAGGCGAACTGGCCCTCCCTGAAGAGGAACGCATTGATTTTGTGGTGATCGTGACCCCCAACCACATGCACTACCCCACAGCGAAAGCTTTTGCAGAAGCGGGTTTCAATGTGGTGAGCGACAAACCCCTGGTGCACAGCAGCGAGCAGGCCGAGGACCTGGTGCGCATCGTGCAGGAAAAGGGGGTGGTGTTCGGGGTGACCTACAATTACACCGGATACCCCATGGTCCGTCAGGCCCGTGAAATGGTGCGTCGGGGCGACCTGGGCAAGATCCGCAAGGTGATTGTGGAGTACAACCAGGGCTGGCTGGCCACCAGACTCGAAGAAACCGGAGCCAAGCAAGCAGACTGGCGCACCGATCCCAAACGCTCAGGAATTGCTGGAGCGATGGGGGACATCGGGTCCCATGCCGAAAACCTGATGGGCAGCATCACCGGACTGCACATTTCCCACATCTGCGCAGATTTGACCACCTTTGTGGAAGGCCGCCAGCTTGATGATGACGGCAACGTGCTGCTGAGGTTTGAGAATGGTGCGAAAGGCGTGCTGATCGCCTCCCAGATCGAAATCGGGATGGAGAACGACCTGAGGATCCGGGTGTTTGGCGAGAAAGGTTCTCTGGTGTGGCATCAGGAAGACCCCAATTCCCTTGAATTCCACCGTCTGGGCGAGCCTGTGCAGATCCTCAAACGTGGAAATGACTACCTGTGCGACGCTGCCAAGAAAGCCACCCGCATTCCTGCAGGACACCCTGAGGCTTTCCTGGAAGCTTTTGCCAACATCTACCGGGGTGTTGCAGAAGCCATTGAGGCCCGCAAAGCCGGGACCCCTCTGACCGAGTTTGAATTTCCCACAGTGCAGGAGGGTGCAATTGGGGTGAAGTTCATCGAGAAAGTGGTGGAGAGCAGCCACTCAGACCAGAAGTGGACTGAATTTTAAGCTTGCCCCTGCTCTGTTCCCCCTCGGTTTTTGCGAGGGGGTTATGCTTTGTTCTGAAGCACAAACTCTCCGTGATGCATCACGGGTTCATGGGTGCCATCAGGCAGGATGCCGTCCACATCCATGTCACTGCTGCCCACCATGAAATCCACATGGATCAGGCTGTTGTTGCCTCCATGGGCTGCAAAAGTGGCCCGGTCCATGTCCAGACCTCCTTGCAGGCTGCCCGGATAAGCCTGTCCAAAAGCCAGATGTGAAGCTGCGTTTTCATCGAAAAGGGTGCTGTAGAAAAAGATCCCGGACTGCTGGATGGGGCTGGAAGCCGACACCAGCGCCACCTCACCCAGGAAGGCAGAGCCCTCATCGGTGGAGAGCAAGTGTTTCAGGGCGGCTTCGCCCTCCTCGGCCTGCACATGGACGGCCTTGCCTGCCTTGAACTGGACAGTAAAGTTGCGGATCAGCTGTCCCTGATGCACCAGCGGTCTGGTGCTGCTGACCCTGCCATCCACCTGTTCCCGGTGGGGGAGGGTGAACACCTCCTCGGAAGGGATGTTGGCAAAAAACAGTGCTCCACGGGTGGTTCTGTGCTGAGCGGTTTCCCAGGAATGGCCTTCCGGTAGCCCGATGGTGAGGTCTGTCTGGGGGCTTTTGAAGTGCAAGGCGGTGTATTTTCTGGCGTTCAGGAGGTTTGCTTGCTGTTGCAGGTTTTGAATGTGGTCCTGCCAGAGTTGCAAAGCGTTTTCCTGATCTGCGCGTGTTGCAGCGAAAATGGCATCCCAGAGCCTGTCTTGCTGCTGACTGGCTGACACATCGGGAAAGACAGCTGCGGCCCAGCCCTGGGTGGGCACCCCCAGGATGCTCCAGGCGAAAGTGTTGTTGTACACCTCTTGCAGGTAACGGGCTCTGGACTGACTGAAAGCCAGATTGCAGGCACGCACTTTTTCGGGATCCTGCCCTTGCAGCAACTGGGGATTGGAAGCCCGGATGGAGAGGATGGGATCTCCCCTCTGGGCGTGTTCCAGGTGGATGCGGCTGTGCCAATGGGGGACCTCATCAAAATTGTTGTGCCTGGAATGCTGAAAGCGGCTGAGCAACACTGCATCGTCTTCCCACAGCACCTCCACCAGACGGGTTTCCAGCCTGTAAGCGGCTTCCGTGACCATCCGGGCCAGAGGTGCGGCTTCCACTGGGCAACTGATCAGCAGGCGCTGGCCCGGTTTCAAGCCCAATCCGATGTTGAGGGCAATTTCACTGTAATTGCGCAACTTTTGTTCAAAGGTCAGCATGGCCCAGTCTAAAGGGCGTTGCTGCAGGGCACTGTGTCTGATGCGCCCTGTGTCTGATGTGCCCTGGGTTTTGGCAGAAGCGGGTTCCAGCAGGTATAGTCAGGCTGGGCAGGCAGGTGAACCCATGACAGAGCAACGTCTTTCCAGAAAAAAACCTTACCACCATGGGGATTTGCGCAATGCCCTTTTGCAACTGGGCAGTGAACTGCTGGCCACCGAGGGCCTCAGTGGTTTTGGACTCAGGGAAATTGCCCGCCGTGCCGGGGTGAGCAATGCGGCCATTTACCGGCATTTCCCGGACCGGGATGCCCTGCTGGCAGAACTGGCCATGGAGGGGTTCAGAACCTTGATTTCCTGGCACCAGACTTCTGGGGAACAGCAAGAGCCCGATCCCATCCGGGCGCTGGAGATCGCTGTGCTGGTGTACCTGAAGTTTGCTGCAAAGCATCCCAACCTGCTGAGGGTGATGTTTGGTGACTTGCTGTCCAGGCACCAGGCGTTTCCTGAGGTGGCGCGGTTGTCCATCGAAGCTTTTGTGCAATTGGAACAGTTGATCCACAAAGGGCAGCAGGCGGGTGTGTTTGGTGAGGGCCATGTGGGAGAGAAGGCCCTGATGTGCTGGGGCATGATGCATGGCATCGCCCAGATCCGCATGGAGCAGATTGTGCTGCCGGGCATTCCAGAAAGCCCCCTGGAAACCCTGGCCCACATGATGGCCCAGCAACTGGCTCAGGGTTTGTAGGCAGTTCGCTGCTGGCTTGAAGCTGATCCGGGCTGAAAAGGATGATCGAATGTTTCCACTGGAAACAATGTTGTCGCTGGAAACATATTATGTTACACTGACCCAGGAGCGCTGAAGGTTGCCACCTGTTGCTGTGCCGTGCCTCCAAAACGCCAACAAAACAGTTTCTCGGATGTGGATGGTTTCGCAATATGGAAGCGATTCCATAGGTTTGGACTGCCAACAGTCAACCCGCTGCAATCCATCTACAGTTCAAGCCTCTCTCCGCACCTTCGGGTGCAGCACAAAGGATCCCATGAAAAAACACCTTGCTTTGACCCTGCTTGCCCTGACCACTTCCATCAGCCATGCCCAGTCTTTTCAGTCCATCCGCAAAGGCCTCGACCTTTATGCGCAAATCTGGGCCGAAAACGATCCGGCAAAACGTGCAGTGCTGATGAAAGAAGGCCTCACCGAGGATTTTCATTTCATGAACAACCGCACCCAATCGGTGGGCCACTCTGGCTTTGAAGACTTCGTGGTCAGCATGAAAAGCTCCTTCCCTGGGCTCGTGGTGGTGTTCGGTCCGCTGGCGCAGCACCACAACGTGGCCCGCGTGGCCTGGCAGCTCAGAAGACCAGACCAGTCGCTGCTGGCCGAAGGCTTTGATGTGCTGGGATTCGATGAATCCGGCAAAATCAAATCCCTGACTGGTTTTGTTGGCCCCTTCAACACCGAAATTCCCGAGTGATCAGCATGACATCCAGCATGAAATCCAGCAAAACCTTTGCTTCACTCGTTTTGACGGGCTTGCTGACCCTTTCAGGTGCAGCATCCAGCCAGAACCTCCGGCCTCCACTGACGGTGCAGCAAGACCACTGGGCAGCCCACACGGTCGTCTACCAGATTTTTGTGCGCTCTTTTCAGGACAGCGATGGAGACGGCACAGGAGACCTGAAAGGCATCACCTCCCGGCTGGAGTACCTCAAAAGCCTGGGGGTGGGTGCCCTCTGGTTGATGCCGATTTACCCCAGCCCTTCCTACCACGGTTACGACGTGACGGAGCAGCAGGATGTGAATCCGGATTATGGCACGCTGGCAGATTTTGATGCTCTGGTTGCCGCTGCGCACCGTCTGGGCCTCCGGGTGGTGCTGGACTGGGTGCCCAACCACACCTCCAGCCAGCATCCCTGGTTTCAGCAGGCACTGAACCCTGCCTCCAGCTTTCGGGACTGGTACATCTGGCGCAAAGACAATCCAGGCTGGACCCAGCC encodes:
- a CDS encoding ThuA domain-containing protein, with product MIRVTIWNENRHEKRNPKVTAIYPEGIHGALKQGLEAYGFDARTAVLDEPEHGLTDEVLAATDVLVWWGHLAHGEVEDAVVEKVQKRVLDGMGLIVLHSGHFSKIFKKLMGTTCDLKWREANDKERLWVINHSHPIMEGVGEYVEIDAEEMYGEPFDIPTPDELLMVSWFSGGEVFRSAVTYRRGFGKIFYFRPGHETYPTYHNAQVVRIIANGVKWAAPALHDPRKFGNARALEAGVE
- a CDS encoding Gfo/Idh/MocA family protein; translated protein: MAEVQPFRVALVGGGNIAGAHYKGYTAAGAQIVAFVEPFEVTRIRRESEWAIPGYATMAELLEKADFEAVSICTPNAFHHGLTLEAAKAGKHVLCEKPLSMSIEQCDEMIQVCKDAGVVLQTGHHLRSNLYVEQAKQIIEAGGIGKITFIRLRQAHDWSGSETVSPAFGSIAQAGGGTMLDNGCHMYDLARHFVGDVKNIFARMSTLKFDIEVEDVSVANLEFVSGTLGSVENSWTATGWEEGFWIYGTQGVLECQIRNGVPRYLKHITRVGGNRDWSRPDEVLYTFNSEGGHPRQVVNFMRSIREGGKVICTGEDGRESVRLVLQGYESAKTGQPIQLQ
- a CDS encoding sugar phosphate isomerase/epimerase family protein, which codes for MPRPVTLFTGQWADLPLSELAPLAKAMGYDGLELACWGDHFNVQEALSNPDYVKEKLELLHQHDLRVYAISNHLVGQAVCDLIDERHKSILPEHVWGDGDPEGVRKRAAEEMMDTARAAQALGVKVVNGFTGSSVWHSIYAFPPTSQDFWEAGFEDFGKRWSIILDVFDHCDVNFALEVHPTEIAFDIATAERAIKAVNNHPRFGFNYDPSHLGYQHVDYIRFIRQFADRIFHAHMKDVWWGHGDGSVGVFGGHTNFGDHRRYWDFRSLGHGDIKFEDVIVALNDINYSGPLSVEWEDIRMDRVHGATESAAFVRKLDFTPSKLAFDAAFDRKKQ
- a CDS encoding Gfo/Idh/MocA family protein — encoded protein: MTLKYGMIGGGKDAFIGGVHRKAIALDSTAELVAGAFSSNPEKALASGKELGVKRNYPTWEAMLEGELALPEEERIDFVVIVTPNHMHYPTAKAFAEAGFNVVSDKPLVHSSEQAEDLVRIVQEKGVVFGVTYNYTGYPMVRQAREMVRRGDLGKIRKVIVEYNQGWLATRLEETGAKQADWRTDPKRSGIAGAMGDIGSHAENLMGSITGLHISHICADLTTFVEGRQLDDDGNVLLRFENGAKGVLIASQIEIGMENDLRIRVFGEKGSLVWHQEDPNSLEFHRLGEPVQILKRGNDYLCDAAKKATRIPAGHPEAFLEAFANIYRGVAEAIEARKAGTPLTEFEFPTVQEGAIGVKFIEKVVESSHSDQKWTEF
- a CDS encoding aminopeptidase; amino-acid sequence: MLTFEQKLRNYSEIALNIGLGLKPGQRLLISCPVEAAPLARMVTEAAYRLETRLVEVLWEDDAVLLSRFQHSRHNNFDEVPHWHSRIHLEHAQRGDPILSIRASNPQLLQGQDPEKVRACNLAFSQSRARYLQEVYNNTFAWSILGVPTQGWAAAVFPDVSASQQQDRLWDAIFAATRADQENALQLWQDHIQNLQQQANLLNARKYTALHFKSPQTDLTIGLPEGHSWETAQHRTTRGALFFANIPSEEVFTLPHREQVDGRVSSTRPLVHQGQLIRNFTVQFKAGKAVHVQAEEGEAALKHLLSTDEGSAFLGEVALVSASSPIQQSGIFFYSTLFDENAASHLAFGQAYPGSLQGGLDMDRATFAAHGGNNSLIHVDFMVGSSDMDVDGILPDGTHEPVMHHGEFVLQNKA
- a CDS encoding TetR/AcrR family transcriptional regulator, yielding MTEQRLSRKKPYHHGDLRNALLQLGSELLATEGLSGFGLREIARRAGVSNAAIYRHFPDRDALLAELAMEGFRTLISWHQTSGEQQEPDPIRALEIAVLVYLKFAAKHPNLLRVMFGDLLSRHQAFPEVARLSIEAFVQLEQLIHKGQQAGVFGEGHVGEKALMCWGMMHGIAQIRMEQIVLPGIPESPLETLAHMMAQQLAQGL
- a CDS encoding nuclear transport factor 2 family protein, whose translation is MKKHLALTLLALTTSISHAQSFQSIRKGLDLYAQIWAENDPAKRAVLMKEGLTEDFHFMNNRTQSVGHSGFEDFVVSMKSSFPGLVVVFGPLAQHHNVARVAWQLRRPDQSLLAEGFDVLGFDESGKIKSLTGFVGPFNTEIPE